In a genomic window of Primulina huaijiensis isolate GDHJ02 chromosome 10, ASM1229523v2, whole genome shotgun sequence:
- the LOC140985644 gene encoding AT-hook motif nuclear-localized protein 11-like — MDQREHMTLSGSGSYYIHRGSREQVAGFQDLTIMNPLSHANLHFPSTTGSSLIGSTSPLDTSSTISPHRVSVGPPSAVLQGEPMRRKRGRPRKYGRDDAVPSALLPSTPHPVTVSRTEKRRGRPQGTGRKLKLASLGMPLLNFGGTLTPHVIHVVKGEDIKRKILSFFERGQRGIVILSGIGAISTINCKASSSGGTITYEGCFDLLNLSGSYMHDDSTGLSGGLNVTLAGPDGNVIGGCVEGVLIAASPVQVIVGSIQPRSSKTKTKVDGLKQSMDPPTNIHPTQTLTPDCR; from the exons ATGGATCAAAGGGAGCATATGACACTATCCGGTTCGGGTTCCTATTACATTCACAGAGGAAGCAGGGAACAGGTGGCGGGTTTTCAAGATTTAACCATTATGAATCCATTATCTCATGCTAATTTACACTTTCCATCTACCACCGGGAGCAGCTTAATTGGCTCAACATCACCTTTGGATACTTCATCGACGATATCACCTCATAGAGTTAGTGTAGGACCACCTTCTGCAGTGCTGCAAGGCGAACCCATGCGTCGAAAAAGGGGAAGACCGAGGAAATATGGACGGGATGATGCTGTTCCATCGGCATTGTTGCCTTCCACGCCTCATCCTGTGACAGTTAGCCGGACTGAAAAACGGAGAGGAAGGCCACAAGGGACTGGTCGAAAGCTGAAATTAGCTTCTCTTG GCATGCCTTTGTTAAATTTTGGTGGAACTTTGACTCCACATGTCATCCACGTCGTAAAGGGAGAA GATATCAAAAGAAAGATACTATCATTTTTCGAGCGAGGACAACGGGGCATTGTCATTTTATCAGGCATTGGTGCCATCTCAACCATAAATTGTAAAGCCTCAAGTTCGGGGGGGACTATCACGTATGAG GGATGTTTTGATTTGTTAAATTTATCGGGCTCTTATATGCACGACGATAGTACTGGCCTGAGTGGTGGTCTGAATGTCACTCTTGCTGGTCCTGATGGGAATGTTATAGGCGGTTGCGTAGAGGGAGTTCTCATTGCAGCAAGCCCAGTCCAG GTTATCGTGGGAAGTATCCAGCCTCGTTCTTCGAAGACCAAAACTAAGGTGGACGGTCTAAAACAGTCGATGGATCCTCCAACCAACATTCATCCGACCCAAACTCTCACTCCGGATTGTAGATAA
- the LOC140985702 gene encoding uncharacterized protein, with protein sequence MTHIHTSMRLTIINIRAVRKDQIRGHNIERHPLIIKAVELIFPSSHHVYCLCHLVNNFVKRVMRKYPLHNKKHWSSVFKKAAYAPSRQEFEMHINNIIASMPLARDFIVNSFPESWANAWFLGNRWGVVNNNIAECWNSLVKAARFLPIVGMVDHIRIQIMDMMHKRHETSMRMDKRWSLSKEKILAKTYAESRSLQVSKALVGVLRLWMGINHLLLICLLRVVHVEPGSLTNFHASTHVMP encoded by the exons ATGACTCATATCCACACATCTATGAGACTAACCATAATTAACATCAGGGCAGTGAGAAAAGACCAAATAAGAGGCCATAATATTGAGAG GCATCCCTTAATAATCAAGGCTGTTGAGTTAATATTCCCAAGCAGTCATCATGTGTATTGTCTATGTCATTTGGTAAATAATTTCGTGAAACGG gtCATGCGAAAATACCCACTTCACAACAAGAAACACTGGTCATCAGTTTTCAAAAAAGCTGCATATGCCCCATCAAGGCAAGAGTTTGAAATGCATATTAACAATATAATAGCATCAATGCCACTTGCCAGAGACTTTATAGTCAATTCCTTTCCAGAAAGTTGGGCAAACGCATGGTTTCTTGGAAATCGGTGGGGTGTAGTAAACAATAATATAGCTGAGTGTTGGAATAGTTTGGTTAAAGCAGCAAGATTTCTTCCTATTGTGGGCATGGTGGACCACATACGCATTCAGATTATGGACATGATGCACAAACGACATGAAACATCAATGAGGATGGATAAAAGATGGAGTCTATCAAAGGAAAAAATTCTTGCAAAAACATATGCTGAATCTCGTAGCTTGCAAGTGAGTAAGGCATTAGTTGGAGTTTTGAGGTTGTGGATGGGGATAAATCATTTGCTGTTGATTTGTCTTCTACGAGTTGTTCATGTAGAGCCTGGCAGTTTGACAAACTTCCATGCAAGCACGCATGTTATGCCATag
- the LOC140985693 gene encoding uncharacterized protein has protein sequence MEEPKPFQETRKRTVEQFQESPYYKMHVVLKDLRPHFIQVLMTPDFQNCDAADKIREGMKVMMDLYQEIAADSSPLEKCSTVPNDSSGDTRDGQKPTELQENAKSAENIPLDGGSPTIISDHQDQGTYIVGGSAFGWNFVTFLSNKSVYYGRTKESFRAANPKLDINE, from the exons ATGGAGGAGCCAAAACCTTTTCAGGAAACCAGGAAGAGAACCGTAGAACAGTTTCAGGAATCCCCTTATTACAAGATGCATGTTGTTCTCAAAGATCTTCGACCCCATTTCATTCAG GTTCTCATGACTCCGGattttcaaaattgtgatgCCGCTGATAAGATTCGTGAAG GGATGAAAGTTATGATGGATCTGTACCAAGAAATCGCAGCAGATTCTTCTCCCCTGGAAAAGTGTAGTACCGTGCCAAATGATTCGTCTGGTGACACTCGCGATGGACAAAAGCCTACGGAACTCCAAGAAAATGCAAAATCGGCTGAAAACATTCCTCTTGATGGAGGAAGCCCGACCATAATCTCCGATCATCAGGACCAAGGTACATACATTGTTGGTGGTTCGGCTTTTGGTTGGAATTTCGTCACATTCCTAAGCAACAAATCTGTGTATTACGGCCGAACAAAAGAGTCTTTTCGTGCTGCAAATCCCAAGCTCGATATCAATGAATGA